Within Actinoplanes sp. L3-i22, the genomic segment CCGCGGTCTGCACGCCCGCGGCCACCTCGAAACGGCCGGCGCGGCGGGTCATCGCGTAGGAGCCGCGGATCCCGTACGTGTAGCCCTTGACCTCGCGGATCAGGTGGTTCAGCCGGGACGTGAACGCCCCGCCGAGCACCGTGGCGGCCAGCGTCATCGGCACGTAGTCCGGGGTGGCCCGCTCCGGCGCGCGATGCCCGATCCGCAGCGTCGACTGCACCGAGCCGGGCCGGTCCACCAGGATCACCCGCGGCTTCGCCGGGATCGCCAGGCCGAGCGGCGCGTCCAGCGACAGCGACTGGCCGGTGGTGTCCGCGAACGCGACCTCGGCCAACTCGGCCAGGTCCAGCCCGTCCAGGTCGCCGGCGACCAGCAGCACGCCCGGCCGCAGCATCCACTCGGCGTGGAAGGCGAGCACGTCGTCCACCGTCACCGCGGCCACCGACGTGGGATCGCCGTGCAGCGGCCGGCTGTACCGCCCGTCCGCGGCGAACAGGGCGCCACGCAGCGCGGCGTCCGCCCGCGGGCCGGGCTGCGCCCAGTCCATCCGCAGCGCGGTCACCTCGTCGTCGCGGACCCGGACCACGTCGGCCGGGTCCAGCTTCGGGGTGCGGGCCGCCTCGGCGGCCAGGCGCAGCGCGCCGACCAGCTGCGGGGCCGGGGCGGAGACCCCGATCCGGAACGCGTCCCAGTCGACCGACGGGGACAGCTCGGCGCCGAGACCCTCCAGGGCCAGGGCGTACGCCGCCGAATCGCGCTTGCGCGTGCCCTCCTCCAGGGACTTGGCGAGCACCGTGGCGGTGCCCTCCCGGCCCTCGGACTCGCGGGCGGCGCTGGCGTCCAGCAGCAGCACCGCGGTGGCCAGCACCTGGCCGGGCAGGTGGGCGGCGATCACGGTGCCGCCGTGCGCGGTGACCCGGCGCAGGACCGGGAACGCGTACGGCCGGGCCGTGCCGGCCT encodes:
- a CDS encoding pitrilysin family protein, yielding MTLITTRPEAGTARPYAFPVLRRVTAHGGTVIAAHLPGQVLATAVLLLDASAARESEGREGTATVLAKSLEEGTRKRDSAAYALALEGLGAELSPSVDWDAFRIGVSAPAPQLVGALRLAAEAARTPKLDPADVVRVRDDEVTALRMDWAQPGPRADAALRGALFAADGRYSRPLHGDPTSVAAVTVDDVLAFHAEWMLRPGVLLVAGDLDGLDLAELAEVAFADTTGQSLSLDAPLGLAIPAKPRVILVDRPGSVQSTLRIGHRAPERATPDYVPMTLAATVLGGAFTSRLNHLIREVKGYTYGIRGSYAMTRRAGRFEVAAGVQTAVTGPAIKDTLGEIRRTQAEGVTEAELAVARTWRAGQLSVEMQTPGAIAGALAGMVVHGLPDDYYETLRREYLETTVEQVSEAAGRHLAVDGLTLVVEGDGEKIRAELAEFGDLSDAVV